Proteins encoded together in one Chryseobacterium taklimakanense window:
- a CDS encoding phage holin family protein, with translation MNLIIRLLITAVAAYLLTYVLSGVSFDGFSSTIVFALVLGLLNLIVKPILKLLGLPLTIITLGLFSLVINAIVIMIADYFVDGMTVDGFWWALIFSIVLSLVTSVFESVFISKDN, from the coding sequence ATGAATTTAATTATCAGATTGCTGATTACAGCAGTAGCTGCTTACCTTCTGACCTACGTATTGTCCGGAGTGAGCTTTGACGGTTTTTCCTCAACCATCGTCTTTGCATTGGTTTTGGGGCTTCTGAACCTGATTGTGAAGCCAATTCTTAAGTTGCTGGGTTTGCCTTTAACCATCATTACTTTAGGGCTTTTTTCATTGGTGATTAATGCCATTGTGATTATGATTGCAGATTATTTTGTGGACGGAATGACGGTGGACGGTTTCTGGTGGGCCCTTATTTTCAGCATCGTGCTTTCGCTGGTTACTTCGGTTTTTGAATCTGTTTTCATCAGCAAGGACAATTAA
- a CDS encoding PH domain-containing protein: protein MNFRTASMDTYTKVMTIVFIIFFSVVIFALVTSGEKFVFWPVCIMIGAIVSAYLMVPEIDLEQGSLKIKNSFVNIQVPVKSIKNVELITKTAFNYRTFGIGGLFGHFGYFNGNDVWYVTNIRKKVKIQTERKTYLISPEEPQKFINEIEKLKKNI from the coding sequence ATGAATTTCAGAACTGCATCAATGGATACCTACACCAAAGTGATGACTATCGTTTTCATCATTTTCTTTTCTGTGGTGATTTTTGCATTGGTGACGAGTGGGGAAAAATTTGTGTTCTGGCCAGTCTGCATAATGATCGGGGCCATTGTCTCAGCTTATCTCATGGTTCCTGAAATTGATTTGGAACAGGGCAGCCTTAAGATAAAAAACTCCTTTGTAAATATTCAAGTTCCTGTAAAAAGTATCAAAAATGTGGAATTGATCACAAAGACAGCCTTCAATTACAGGACTTTTGGCATTGGCGGACTTTTCGGTCATTTTGGATATTTCAACGGGAATGACGTGTGGTATGTCACCAACATCAGAAAAAAAGTGAAAATCCAGACAGAGAGAAAGACCTATTTGATTTCCCCGGAAGAACCGCAGAAATTTATTAATGAAATAGAAAAACTTAAAAAAAATATTTAA
- a CDS encoding S9 family peptidase: MKLKHTIIALTAPFLMNAQEYMTPEIMWTLKKIGVSVVSPEQSSLIYKVSQTDLKTEKSKSENYFLNIGNGQASKMDLGKKSLIQWDKNGLYAQEGDIIYLSKDAGKTWSEFYTIGEADNIVISPDGQKVAFSKQVQVETVYGREKYKDTPNSTAQIYTDLNHRHWDYFNEGKYNHVFVVNKSESVDKAKDLLEGKAWDSPQRPFGGAEDFVWSPDSSKLLYVTKALSGKEYAKSTNTDIFAYDLKSGTVKNLSEGMMGYDVAPKFSPDGNFLSWQSMARDGYEADKNDIIIMNWKTGAKTNLTKNWDESLTGDVFWTQDSKKIYFTTAFRGTKQLFSLDPKTSKISQITKGNFDVNEIVAQNKNSLLVTRTDMNRNADLFSVNLKDGQMTQVSDVNRETYAKLKPAKTELKMVKTTDGKEMGVWFVYPPNFDSNKKYPTLLYCQGGPQSALTQYFSTRWNPGLMAANGYIVVAPNRRGMPGWGTKWNEQISKDWGGQVMQDYLAAADYAKTLNYVDGDRMGAVGASYGGYSVFMLAGIHQNRFKTFIAHDGLFDMNSWALTTEELWFANWDLGSPFEQPKPKAYTEFNPMTYIDNWNKPIMIIQGGLDFRVPYEQGQEAFQAAQLKGLKSKFLYFPNENHWVLHPHNGLVWQREFFEWLKETL, from the coding sequence ATGAAACTTAAACATACCATAATTGCTCTCACAGCACCTTTCCTGATGAATGCACAAGAATATATGACGCCGGAAATAATGTGGACGCTGAAGAAAATCGGTGTTTCAGTGGTGTCCCCAGAGCAGTCGTCGCTGATCTACAAGGTAAGCCAGACCGACCTGAAAACCGAGAAGAGCAAATCTGAAAATTATTTTCTGAATATCGGAAACGGGCAGGCTTCAAAAATGGATTTGGGTAAAAAAAGCCTGATACAGTGGGATAAAAATGGGCTGTATGCTCAGGAGGGTGATATAATTTACCTTTCTAAAGATGCCGGCAAAACCTGGTCTGAATTTTATACAATTGGTGAAGCGGATAATATCGTCATTTCACCAGATGGGCAGAAGGTTGCCTTCAGCAAGCAGGTTCAGGTGGAAACGGTTTATGGCAGGGAAAAGTATAAGGACACACCGAATTCTACCGCTCAAATTTATACAGATCTTAATCACAGGCATTGGGATTATTTCAATGAAGGTAAATACAACCACGTTTTTGTGGTGAATAAATCGGAAAGTGTTGACAAAGCCAAGGATTTGCTGGAAGGAAAAGCCTGGGATTCCCCGCAGCGCCCCTTTGGAGGTGCAGAAGATTTCGTCTGGAGCCCTGATTCTTCCAAACTGCTTTATGTAACTAAAGCTTTAAGTGGAAAGGAATATGCAAAATCTACCAATACCGATATTTTCGCTTATGATCTGAAATCAGGAACGGTAAAAAACCTTAGCGAAGGGATGATGGGTTATGATGTTGCTCCGAAATTCTCACCGGACGGAAATTTCCTCTCCTGGCAAAGCATGGCCAGAGACGGTTATGAAGCAGATAAGAACGACATCATAATCATGAACTGGAAAACCGGTGCCAAAACCAACCTGACCAAAAACTGGGACGAAAGCCTGACCGGCGATGTCTTCTGGACTCAGGATTCAAAGAAAATTTATTTTACAACAGCATTCAGAGGGACTAAGCAGCTTTTCTCATTAGATCCAAAAACCTCAAAAATTTCACAGATAACAAAAGGGAATTTTGATGTGAATGAAATCGTGGCGCAGAATAAAAATTCGCTTTTGGTGACCAGAACCGATATGAACCGCAATGCAGACCTGTTTTCTGTAAACCTGAAAGACGGACAAATGACTCAGGTTTCTGATGTGAACAGGGAAACATACGCGAAACTTAAGCCCGCAAAAACGGAACTTAAAATGGTGAAAACCACGGACGGCAAAGAAATGGGCGTGTGGTTCGTATATCCGCCGAACTTCGATTCCAATAAAAAATATCCTACCTTGCTGTACTGCCAGGGCGGGCCGCAATCTGCGTTGACGCAATATTTCTCTACAAGATGGAATCCTGGGCTCATGGCCGCAAACGGCTATATCGTAGTGGCTCCAAACCGTCGCGGTATGCCGGGCTGGGGAACAAAATGGAACGAACAGATCTCGAAGGACTGGGGTGGGCAGGTAATGCAGGATTACCTTGCTGCTGCAGATTACGCGAAAACTTTGAATTATGTGGATGGTGACAGAATGGGTGCTGTGGGCGCAAGCTACGGCGGGTACAGCGTGTTTATGCTTGCCGGGATTCACCAGAACCGCTTCAAGACTTTCATTGCACACGACGGGCTTTTTGATATGAACTCTTGGGCCCTGACCACAGAGGAACTGTGGTTTGCAAACTGGGATTTGGGAAGTCCTTTCGAACAACCAAAACCAAAGGCTTACACAGAATTTAATCCGATGACTTATATTGATAACTGGAATAAGCCGATCATGATCATCCAGGGCGGTCTGGATTTCCGCGTGCCGTATGAACAGGGGCAGGAAGCGTTTCAGGCAGCACAGCTGAAAGGCCTAAAATCTAAATTCCTTTATTTCCCGAATGAAAACCACTGGGTGCTGCACCCTCACAATGGTTTGGTCTGGCAAAGGGAGTTTTTTGAATGGCTGAAAGAAACATTGTAA
- the queA gene encoding tRNA preQ1(34) S-adenosylmethionine ribosyltransferase-isomerase QueA, producing MKTSDFNFDLPEELLAEHPSEHRDEARLMVLDRKTETIEHKLFKDVVDYFDEGDLFIMNNTKVFPARLYGNKEKTGAKIEVFLLRELDRETRVWDVLVDPARKIRIGNKLFFTEDESLVAEVIDNTTSRGRTLRFLYDGTYEEFRAKLKELGETPLPKYIKRAVEPEDAERYQTIYAKHEGAVAAPTAGLHFSKHLMKRLEIKGIDFAEVTLHVGLGTFNPIEVEDLSKHKMESEEAIIDQKNADIINKAVEENRRICAVGTTTMRALETSVSSNRKIGPYHGWTNKFIYPPHDFGVANAMITNFHTPKSTLIMMIAAFAGKDFVMRAYEEAIKEKYKFYSYGDAMLIL from the coding sequence ATGAAAACATCTGATTTCAATTTTGACCTGCCCGAAGAACTGCTGGCAGAACACCCTTCAGAGCACAGAGACGAAGCAAGATTGATGGTGCTGGACAGGAAAACAGAAACCATTGAGCATAAACTGTTCAAAGATGTGGTAGATTATTTCGATGAAGGTGATCTTTTTATCATGAACAATACCAAGGTTTTCCCTGCAAGACTTTATGGAAATAAAGAAAAAACCGGAGCAAAAATTGAGGTTTTCCTGCTGCGCGAACTTGACCGCGAAACCAGAGTTTGGGACGTACTGGTAGATCCGGCAAGAAAGATCAGAATTGGCAACAAACTGTTCTTTACTGAAGATGAGTCTTTAGTGGCTGAGGTTATTGACAACACCACTTCCAGAGGGAGAACTTTGAGATTTTTATACGACGGAACGTATGAAGAATTCCGCGCAAAACTGAAAGAATTGGGGGAAACACCGCTTCCAAAATATATCAAAAGGGCTGTAGAACCGGAAGATGCTGAACGTTACCAAACGATTTATGCAAAACACGAAGGTGCTGTAGCTGCGCCAACTGCCGGTTTACACTTCTCCAAACACCTGATGAAGCGTCTTGAAATCAAAGGAATTGATTTCGCTGAGGTGACGCTCCACGTTGGTTTGGGAACTTTCAATCCGATAGAGGTTGAAGACCTTTCAAAACATAAAATGGAATCTGAGGAAGCCATCATCGACCAGAAAAATGCCGACATCATCAACAAAGCTGTGGAAGAAAACCGCAGAATCTGCGCAGTTGGTACCACCACCATGAGAGCGCTGGAAACATCAGTCTCTTCAAACAGGAAAATCGGCCCGTATCACGGCTGGACGAACAAATTCATCTATCCACCACACGATTTCGGGGTTGCCAATGCGATGATTACCAATTTCCATACGCCAAAATCAACACTGATCATGATGATCGCCGCATTTGCCGGCAAAGATTTCGTGATGCGTGCCTACGAAGAAGCCATCAAAGAAAAATACAAGTTTTACTCTTACGGCGATGCGATGCTGATACTGTAA
- the rlmN gene encoding 23S rRNA (adenine(2503)-C(2))-methyltransferase RlmN translates to MKDIRTLSLDQLKDYFVTLGEKPFRAKQVYDWLWSKNLHSIDEMTNLSKDLRDKISQEFCINPVSVDQLQKSTDGTIKNGVKLHDGLMVESVLIPTETRTTACVSSQVGCSLNCEFCATAKLKRMRNLEVAEIVDQVALIDRQSKMYFDRPLSNIVFMGMGEPMMNYKNVVEAIRKITKPEGLGMSPRRITVSTSGIPKMIKMLADEDLKVKLALSLHSAIEETRNEIMPFSEKFPLDEIMDSLKYWYQKTGNVITFEYCVWGGINDNDEHIKALIKYCRQVPSKVNLIQYNPIGEGKFDHRSIKSEEKYVRELTKAGITVMVRRSRGADIDAACGQLANKTSD, encoded by the coding sequence ATGAAAGACATCAGAACTTTATCACTGGATCAGCTTAAGGATTATTTTGTAACCTTGGGTGAAAAACCATTCCGCGCGAAACAGGTTTACGACTGGTTGTGGAGCAAGAACCTGCATTCCATTGATGAAATGACGAATCTTTCAAAAGATTTGAGAGATAAAATCTCACAGGAATTCTGCATCAATCCGGTTTCGGTTGACCAACTTCAGAAATCCACCGACGGAACCATAAAAAACGGCGTGAAACTCCACGACGGTCTTATGGTAGAATCCGTTTTAATTCCGACAGAAACCAGAACTACAGCGTGTGTTTCCTCACAGGTAGGATGTTCGCTAAACTGCGAATTCTGCGCCACCGCCAAGCTGAAAAGGATGCGGAATCTGGAAGTGGCAGAAATTGTAGATCAGGTGGCGCTGATCGACCGGCAAAGCAAAATGTATTTCGACAGGCCGCTCTCCAATATTGTTTTTATGGGAATGGGCGAGCCGATGATGAACTATAAAAACGTGGTAGAGGCAATCAGAAAAATCACCAAGCCGGAAGGTTTGGGAATGTCGCCACGAAGAATCACCGTTTCCACATCGGGAATCCCGAAAATGATTAAAATGCTCGCGGACGAGGATTTGAAGGTGAAACTGGCTTTATCACTACATTCCGCGATAGAAGAAACCCGAAATGAGATTATGCCGTTTTCGGAAAAGTTTCCTTTGGACGAAATTATGGATTCTCTGAAATATTGGTACCAGAAAACCGGGAATGTCATCACATTCGAATATTGTGTCTGGGGCGGCATCAATGACAATGATGAACACATTAAAGCGTTAATTAAATATTGCCGGCAAGTTCCCAGCAAAGTTAATCTCATCCAGTACAATCCAATTGGGGAGGGCAAATTCGACCACCGAAGTATTAAATCTGAAGAAAAGTATGTCCGGGAACTCACGAAAGCCGGAATCACCGTAATGGTGCGCCGGAGTAGGGGCGCAGATATCGACGCAGCGTGCGGACAGTTGGCCAATAAAACTTCGGATTAA
- a CDS encoding YoaK family protein, with amino-acid sequence MFAHTGKTRTSNHNLGIASLLSFVAGLVNVVGFFSVAKLTTNVTGHFAFFVDEAFRMNYITAFHVALYVFFFFLGAFISNIMVETFSRISENYTYIFPVLLEAAILAVIALGGQVFIESNPDIIAFSLLFAMGLQNSLVTTISNSVVRTTHLTGLFTDMGIDFSQLFFYKSRKQKQELLKSIKLRLTIIWMFFAGGIVGGSLFENFGIKSLLGGALLLLAGLLFDFIKIRLLLLKRKL; translated from the coding sequence ATGTTTGCGCACACAGGAAAAACCAGGACCAGCAACCACAATTTGGGAATCGCATCCCTGCTTTCCTTTGTGGCAGGCTTGGTAAACGTGGTGGGATTTTTTTCGGTGGCAAAACTTACCACCAATGTCACGGGCCATTTTGCTTTTTTTGTGGACGAAGCTTTCCGGATGAATTATATAACGGCTTTCCATGTAGCGCTGTACGTTTTTTTCTTTTTTCTGGGTGCCTTTATCTCCAATATCATGGTGGAAACCTTTTCCCGGATCAGTGAAAATTATACCTACATTTTTCCCGTTTTACTCGAAGCTGCGATCCTGGCCGTCATCGCTTTGGGCGGACAGGTCTTTATAGAATCCAATCCGGATATTATAGCTTTCAGCCTTTTGTTTGCAATGGGTCTGCAAAATTCGCTGGTTACAACAATTTCTAATTCTGTCGTAAGGACTACCCATCTTACCGGACTTTTTACCGACATGGGTATTGATTTTTCGCAACTCTTTTTTTACAAAAGCCGCAAACAGAAACAAGAACTCCTTAAATCCATAAAGCTGCGTCTTACAATTATTTGGATGTTTTTTGCCGGTGGTATCGTGGGCGGATCGCTGTTTGAAAATTTTGGGATCAAAAGTTTACTGGGCGGAGCTTTACTTTTATTGGCGGGTTTGCTTTTTGATTTTATAAAAATCCGCCTGTTGCTTTTAAAGAGAAAATTATGA
- a CDS encoding polyprenyl synthetase family protein, whose translation MPNIVEDIKMPIAAEMKLFEQKFYESMQSNVPLLDKVTRFIVTTKGKQMRPMFVFLCAKLIGGVNEKTFRGASMIELIHTATLVHDDVVDESFKRRNFFSINALWKNKIAVLVGDYLLSKSVLLSTDNKDYDLLAVISRTIREMSEGELLQLEKARKLDITEEVYYEIIRQKTATLIAACCEIGVLSNGADENLAKKMQDFGTYTGMAFQIKDDLFDYLSSNFIGKPVGIDIKEQKMTLPLIYTLKTAKEIDRKYFFNTIKRYNNNPKRVKELIEFVKKSGGLDYAVGVMKDFQQKAKDILSEFPESEAKTSLNLMLDYVIERKF comes from the coding sequence GTGCCGAATATTGTAGAAGACATTAAAATGCCGATTGCAGCAGAAATGAAACTTTTTGAGCAGAAGTTTTATGAATCGATGCAGAGTAATGTGCCGCTATTGGATAAGGTAACCCGTTTTATCGTCACCACCAAGGGGAAACAGATGCGTCCGATGTTTGTCTTCCTCTGCGCGAAACTGATTGGCGGGGTGAATGAGAAAACGTTTCGCGGCGCGTCAATGATCGAGCTCATTCACACGGCCACACTGGTGCATGATGATGTGGTGGATGAAAGTTTTAAACGAAGGAATTTTTTTTCCATAAATGCGCTTTGGAAGAATAAAATAGCAGTTTTGGTTGGTGATTACCTTTTGTCAAAATCAGTTTTGCTTTCCACAGATAATAAGGATTATGATTTATTGGCTGTGATTTCCAGAACGATACGCGAAATGTCCGAAGGCGAACTGCTCCAGCTCGAGAAAGCCAGAAAACTCGACATTACTGAAGAGGTTTACTATGAAATTATCCGCCAGAAGACCGCGACACTGATTGCTGCCTGTTGTGAAATTGGAGTGCTTTCAAACGGCGCCGATGAGAATTTAGCAAAAAAAATGCAGGATTTTGGCACATACACCGGTATGGCATTTCAGATCAAAGACGATTTGTTCGATTATTTGAGTTCCAATTTTATCGGAAAACCTGTCGGCATCGACATCAAGGAACAGAAAATGACTTTGCCTTTAATTTATACATTAAAAACGGCAAAAGAAATCGACCGTAAATATTTCTTCAATACCATAAAACGCTATAATAATAACCCGAAGCGTGTAAAGGAACTGATCGAATTTGTGAAAAAATCCGGCGGTTTGGACTATGCGGTTGGAGTTATGAAAGATTTTCAGCAAAAAGCCAAAGATATTCTTTCAGAATTCCCTGAATCGGAGGCAAAAACTTCACTTAATCTGATGCTGGACTACGTGATTGAACGGAAATTCTAG
- a CDS encoding alpha-ketoacid dehydrogenase subunit alpha/beta yields the protein MQTTYIETQQVSFQDFKNSVLEDYRLGRISREMSYLGRREVLTGKAKFGIFGDGKELPQLAMAKVFREGDWRSGYYRDQTFAMAADALTVESFFAQLYADTSIEREPASAGRQMNGHYATRSLNEDGSWKDLTKIKNISSDISPTAGQMPRLLGLALASKVFKTVKFEGSEKFSNNGNEIAFGTIGDASTAEGHFWETLNAACALQVPMIVSIWDDGYGISVPTHNQRAKADIAEMLSGFQRKEGENQGCEIIQVKAWDYPALLDAYARAEHFARTESIPVVIHVIEVTQPQGHSTSGSHERYKDEQRLAWEGEHDGLVKFREWILNYSVELEGREEILATAEDLDAIEAEAKKTVKEGQKKAWDNYQAPILAMKSEVLSLVEKLQQNAGVAEEVSKFNKLISVAKRDVFHLARKVLLVTRGTDSAERAALHNKYNELLKTEKDNYSSHLYSQSQWKATNVQEVKPVYSENSQEVDGRVVVRNNFDKIFEKYPETLVFGEDAGNIGDVNQGLEGMQEKYGELRVADTGIREATILGQGLGMAMRGLRPIAEIQYLDYILYCLQGMSDDLATVQYRTKGGQKAPLIIRTRGHRLEGIWHSGSPMAGIINLSKGINILVPRNLTKAAGFYNTMLQSDEPALIVECLNGYRLKEKQPDNLGEFTVPVGKIEVTKEGSDVTLVTYGSTWRIVMEAANELEKFGISAEVIDVQSLIPFDLTSEIAGSLKKTSRLVVIDEDVEGGTSAFILQQILEKQKGFRYLDSDPVTIAAEDHRPAYASDGDYFSKPSADDILERVYGMFHENNPNKFPKL from the coding sequence ATGCAGACAACTTATATCGAAACGCAGCAGGTTTCTTTTCAGGATTTTAAGAATTCAGTGCTTGAAGATTACAGGCTTGGAAGGATTTCCCGCGAAATGTCATACCTCGGAAGAAGGGAAGTTCTCACCGGGAAAGCCAAATTCGGGATATTCGGGGATGGTAAGGAACTTCCTCAACTGGCTATGGCAAAGGTTTTCAGGGAAGGGGACTGGCGTTCGGGCTATTACCGCGACCAGACTTTTGCGATGGCTGCAGACGCGCTTACTGTAGAAAGTTTCTTTGCACAGCTTTACGCCGATACGAGCATTGAGCGCGAGCCGGCATCTGCAGGACGACAAATGAACGGGCACTACGCTACACGCAGCCTGAACGAGGACGGGAGCTGGAAAGATTTAACCAAAATAAAAAATATTTCTTCCGATATTTCACCTACAGCCGGACAAATGCCTAGATTACTAGGTTTGGCACTGGCTTCCAAAGTTTTCAAAACTGTAAAATTTGAAGGTTCCGAAAAATTTTCAAATAACGGAAATGAAATAGCTTTTGGAACGATTGGCGATGCTTCCACTGCTGAAGGCCATTTCTGGGAAACTCTGAATGCAGCCTGTGCCCTGCAGGTTCCGATGATTGTTTCAATTTGGGATGACGGCTACGGAATTTCTGTACCCACGCACAATCAGAGAGCAAAAGCAGATATCGCAGAAATGCTTTCCGGATTTCAACGTAAAGAGGGCGAAAACCAGGGTTGCGAAATCATCCAGGTAAAAGCGTGGGATTATCCGGCACTTTTAGATGCTTATGCCCGGGCTGAACATTTTGCCCGAACAGAAAGTATTCCTGTGGTTATTCACGTGATTGAAGTGACGCAGCCGCAGGGACACTCCACTTCCGGGTCGCACGAAAGATATAAAGACGAGCAAAGACTGGCTTGGGAAGGAGAACATGACGGCTTGGTAAAATTCAGGGAATGGATTTTAAATTATTCTGTTGAACTGGAAGGCCGTGAGGAAATTTTAGCAACCGCAGAAGACCTGGATGCCATTGAGGCTGAAGCAAAAAAAACTGTGAAAGAGGGTCAGAAAAAAGCGTGGGACAATTATCAGGCGCCAATTCTTGCGATGAAAAGCGAAGTGTTGAGCTTAGTTGAAAAACTGCAGCAGAATGCGGGTGTCGCCGAAGAAGTTTCCAAATTCAATAAACTGATTTCAGTAGCGAAGCGCGATGTTTTTCATTTGGCAAGAAAAGTTCTGTTGGTAACCCGAGGGACTGATTCTGCGGAAAGAGCGGCACTTCACAATAAATACAACGAATTATTAAAAACCGAAAAAGACAATTATTCATCGCATCTTTATTCACAGTCTCAATGGAAAGCGACTAATGTGCAGGAGGTAAAGCCTGTATATTCTGAAAACTCGCAGGAGGTTGACGGAAGGGTAGTTGTAAGGAATAACTTTGATAAAATCTTCGAAAAATATCCTGAAACTTTAGTTTTTGGTGAAGATGCCGGAAATATCGGTGACGTAAACCAGGGTCTTGAAGGTATGCAGGAAAAATATGGAGAACTGAGGGTTGCCGATACGGGAATCCGTGAAGCGACGATTCTTGGCCAGGGCCTTGGTATGGCAATGCGAGGACTAAGACCAATTGCTGAGATCCAGTATCTTGACTATATTCTTTACTGTCTGCAAGGCATGAGCGACGATTTGGCAACGGTGCAGTATCGTACAAAAGGCGGCCAGAAAGCACCTCTTATCATCAGAACGCGTGGCCACAGGCTCGAGGGAATCTGGCATTCAGGATCCCCGATGGCTGGTATCATCAACCTTTCCAAAGGTATCAATATTTTGGTGCCAAGAAACCTTACGAAGGCAGCAGGATTCTACAACACCATGTTGCAGAGCGACGAGCCTGCACTGATCGTGGAATGCCTTAACGGTTACAGATTGAAAGAAAAACAACCTGATAATTTGGGTGAATTCACTGTTCCGGTTGGTAAGATTGAAGTGACAAAAGAAGGTTCTGATGTAACGCTGGTAACTTATGGTTCAACCTGGAGAATTGTGATGGAAGCAGCAAACGAACTTGAAAAATTTGGAATTTCTGCAGAAGTAATCGATGTGCAGTCATTGATTCCATTCGATTTAACTTCAGAAATTGCCGGGAGTTTAAAGAAAACCAGCCGCCTTGTCGTGATCGACGAGGATGTGGAAGGCGGAACCTCGGCATTTATTCTTCAGCAGATTTTGGAGAAACAGAAAGGCTTCCGGTACCTCGATTCCGATCCCGTAACGATTGCTGCGGAAGATCACCGACCGGCTTACGCGAGCGATGGCGACTACTTCAGCAAGCCATCCGCAGACGATATTTTAGAGAGGGTTTATGGTATGTTCCACGAAAACAATCCCAATAAATTTCCAAAATTATAA
- the lpdA gene encoding dihydrolipoyl dehydrogenase has translation MNYDIIVVGSGPGGYVTAIRAAQLGFKTAVVEKENLGGICLNWGCIPTKALLKSAHVFNYLNHAEDYGLNKVENPGFDFSKVIQRSRGVASKMSGGIQFLMKKNKIDVIMGTAKVKPGKKIDVKDAEGKSTEYSANHIIIATGARSRELPNLPQDGKKVIGYRQALSLPEQPKSMIVVGSGAIGVEFADFYNTMGTKVTIVEFMPNIVPVEDEEISKHLEKSLKKSGIEIMTNSSVESVDTSGEGVKAKVKTAGGEVTLEADILLSAVGIAANIENIGLEEVGIQTDKGRVLVNEWYETSVPGYYAIGDIIPTQALAHVASAEGITCVEKIKGIHTEKIDYGNIPGCTYCHPEIASVGLTEKQAKEKGYDIKVGKFPLSASGKATANGNTDGFIKVIFDAKYGEWLGCHMIGEGVTDMVAEAVVARKLETTGHEIIKSIHPHPTVSEAIMEAVAAAYGEVIHI, from the coding sequence ATGAACTACGATATCATTGTTGTCGGGAGTGGTCCCGGAGGTTACGTTACCGCAATCAGAGCTGCACAGCTGGGTTTTAAAACGGCTGTTGTCGAGAAAGAAAATCTTGGCGGAATCTGTTTGAACTGGGGTTGTATTCCTACAAAAGCATTGCTTAAATCTGCTCATGTTTTCAATTATCTGAACCACGCGGAAGATTACGGTTTGAACAAAGTGGAAAACCCGGGTTTTGATTTTTCAAAAGTGATCCAGAGAAGTAGAGGAGTCGCTTCCAAAATGAGTGGCGGAATCCAGTTTCTGATGAAGAAAAACAAGATTGATGTGATCATGGGAACTGCAAAGGTAAAACCGGGAAAGAAAATAGATGTGAAGGATGCTGAAGGAAAATCTACAGAATACTCTGCAAATCACATTATTATCGCAACAGGAGCACGTTCAAGAGAACTTCCAAACCTTCCGCAGGACGGGAAAAAAGTGATCGGTTACAGACAGGCGCTTTCACTTCCTGAACAGCCGAAATCGATGATTGTAGTGGGTTCAGGTGCGATCGGTGTAGAGTTCGCAGATTTTTACAATACGATGGGAACTAAGGTAACCATTGTAGAATTTATGCCAAATATCGTTCCTGTTGAAGACGAGGAAATATCAAAACACCTTGAAAAATCCCTGAAAAAATCAGGAATCGAAATCATGACGAATTCTTCTGTAGAAAGCGTAGATACCAGTGGCGAAGGCGTAAAGGCAAAAGTGAAAACTGCAGGAGGTGAAGTTACTCTTGAAGCTGATATTCTTCTTTCAGCCGTAGGAATCGCTGCAAATATTGAAAACATCGGACTTGAGGAAGTGGGTATCCAGACAGATAAAGGAAGGGTTTTGGTAAATGAATGGTATGAAACTTCTGTTCCCGGATATTATGCGATCGGCGATATCATTCCCACACAGGCATTGGCACACGTTGCGTCTGCTGAAGGAATTACCTGCGTAGAAAAGATCAAGGGAATCCACACAGAGAAAATCGATTACGGAAATATCCCGGGCTGTACTTACTGTCATCCGGAGATCGCATCTGTTGGCCTTACAGAAAAGCAGGCAAAAGAAAAAGGTTACGACATCAAAGTTGGTAAATTCCCGCTTTCAGCATCAGGAAAGGCAACTGCAAACGGTAATACCGATGGTTTTATCAAAGTAATTTTCGATGCCAAATATGGCGAATGGTTAGGCTGCCACATGATTGGTGAAGGCGTAACCGACATGGTGGCGGAAGCTGTAGTGGCGAGAAAACTGGAAACAACCGGTCACGAAATCATCAAATCAATACACCCGCACCCAACGGTTTCTGAAGCGATTATGGAAGCTGTTGCCGCGGCTTACGGCGAGGTGATTCATATTTAA